GGCGCTCCCCTCGCACAGCTCGAAGCCGCTGTAGATGCCGTACAGCGAGGAGAGCGTGGCGGCGAGGACCGCGCGGATGATGAAGGCCGGGCGGCCGCCCGTCTGCAGGAACTCGGGGTTGATGTCGGGCGTGTTGGGGAAGAGGTTGCCCCGGTAGTACTCCTTCATGGGCCCCTGCGTCAGCTCCGTGAAGTACTCCTGGATCTCCCCTTTGAAGTTCCGCCAGGTGAAGTAGGTGTACGACTGGGAGAAGCCAGCCTTCGCCAGCGCCCGCATCATCTTGGGGCGGGTGAATGCCTCGCTCAGGAAGATCACCTCGGGGTGCTGGCTCTGCACCTCGCGAATCATCCACTCCCAGAACTGCACCGGCTTGGTGTGCGGGTTGTCCACGCGGAACACGTCGACCCCCCGCTCCACCCAGAAGAGGACGACGTCGCGCCACTCCTCCCACTGCCCCTGCCAGTCGTCTCCGTAGAAGTTGAGCGGGTAGATGTCCTGGTACTTCTTGGGCGGGTTCTCGGCGTACTTGATGGTCCCGTCCGGCCGCACGTAGAACCATCCGGGGTGCTTCTCCACGTACGGATGGTCCGGCGAGACCTGGATGGCGAAGTCCAGCGCCAGCTCCAGCCCGTGCTCGCGCGCGGCGGCCACGAGCTCGCGGAAGTCCTTCAGCGTCCCCAGCTCGGGATGCACGTCGCGGTGCCCGCCCGCGGCGCCGCCGATGGCGTACGGCGAGCCCGGCTGGTCCTCGCCCGCGCCCAGCGTGTTGTTCTTGCCCTTCCGGAACGCCAGGCCGATGGGGTGGATGGGCGGGAAGTACAGCGTGTCGAAGCCCATGTCGCGCACGTACGGCAGCTTGGCGATCACGTCGCGGAAGGTGCCGTGGCGGTTCGGATCGTCACTCATGGACCGCGGGAAGAGCTCGTACCAGGCGGCGAAGCGCGCGGCCACGCGGTCCACCTGCACCGGCAGCACGCGGTCGTACTCCG
The Longimicrobiaceae bacterium DNA segment above includes these coding regions:
- a CDS encoding alpha-1,4-glucan--maltose-1-phosphate maltosyltransferase — its product is MAGIDARWKVVIESVEPELDCGRYAIKREVGDTLEVRADIFKEGHDAIAAAVRYRPEDEAEWREVRMAFVDNDRWAGSFVVDRNVRWLYTVVAWTDQFGTWVHDLEKKYDAGQDVELELREGSGMVEASIALAAGADGGRLAYFLAELNGTHTLAERVASALDPELLRWMERFPARGDLTEYDRVLPVQVDRVAARFAAWYELFPRSMSDDPNRHGTFRDVIAKLPYVRDMGFDTLYFPPIHPIGLAFRKGKNNTLGAGEDQPGSPYAIGGAAGGHRDVHPELGTLKDFRELVAAAREHGLELALDFAIQVSPDHPYVEKHPGWFYVRPDGTIKYAENPPKKYQDIYPLNFYGDDWQGQWEEWRDVVLFWVERGVDVFRVDNPHTKPVQFWEWMIREVQSQHPEVIFLSEAFTRPKMMRALAKAGFSQSYTYFTWRNFKGEIQEYFTELTQGPMKEYYRGNLFPNTPDINPEFLQTGGRPAFIIRAVLAATLSSLYGIYSGFELCEGSA